One window from the genome of Jiangella alba encodes:
- a CDS encoding PIN domain-containing protein, giving the protein MSTCPARSGSSWSTPTSSRVLRDYLLYAADEEIIAIAWSREILSEVTEHLVANVAGFTIESGVRLVAAMNRAFPYAEVEPTPGDHERLSELALPDEDDRHVIAAAVAAEATVLCTANTNDFPDDVAGPLGFEVMTPEALLSVLIAEYPVQLLAVHATAVARLRGATDASTIAALERAGAPIAAARMTPLLESAGVALD; this is encoded by the coding sequence ATCTCGACCTGCCCGGCACGGTCCGGGTCGTCCTGGTCGACGCCAACGTCCTCGCGCGTCCTGCGTGACTACCTGCTCTACGCCGCTGATGAGGAGATCATCGCCATCGCGTGGAGCCGGGAGATCCTGAGCGAGGTCACCGAACATCTGGTGGCGAATGTCGCTGGCTTCACCATCGAGTCCGGTGTGCGCCTTGTGGCTGCGATGAACCGTGCGTTCCCCTATGCCGAGGTCGAGCCGACACCCGGGGATCACGAGCGACTGTCCGAGCTGGCGCTGCCTGACGAGGACGACCGTCATGTGATCGCCGCTGCCGTCGCTGCAGAGGCCACGGTCCTGTGCACGGCGAACACGAATGACTTCCCGGACGACGTGGCGGGGCCGCTCGGATTCGAGGTGATGACGCCCGAAGCGCTGTTGAGCGTTCTGATCGCCGAGTACCCGGTCCAGCTGCTTGCCGTACACGCGACCGCCGTTGCCCGGCTGCGCGGCGCCACGGACGCATCGACCATCGCGGCGCTGGAGCGTGCCGGTGCCCCCATAGCGGCCGCCAGGATGACACCTCTGCTGGAGTCGGCCGGCGTGGCCCTCGACTGA
- a CDS encoding HEAT repeat domain-containing protein, with protein sequence MTVARQSAGLVEALAHPRASVRLRAALAAGSRPDADQVGTLVERCGVEADFYVRDMLTWALTRHPASVTVPRLVEELGSDVAQGRSQALHTLSKIGDGRAWRAITRSLLSDTDEEVARSAWRAAVVLVPDGERGALAARLATQLGRGGRDLQLSLSRALIALGDAAPPVLAAASRNTAPEVRAHAIATERLWHDPDTGFEAAIDEAKRVVALGPEREEALRRADR encoded by the coding sequence ATGACCGTGGCGCGGCAGAGCGCTGGACTGGTGGAGGCGCTGGCGCACCCGCGTGCGTCGGTGCGGTTGCGGGCGGCGCTCGCGGCGGGCAGCCGGCCCGACGCGGACCAGGTCGGGACGCTCGTGGAGCGGTGCGGCGTCGAGGCGGACTTCTATGTGCGCGACATGCTGACGTGGGCGCTGACCCGGCACCCGGCGAGCGTCACCGTGCCGCGGCTGGTCGAGGAGCTGGGCTCGGACGTCGCGCAGGGGCGGAGCCAGGCGCTGCACACGCTGTCCAAGATCGGCGACGGCAGGGCGTGGCGGGCGATCACCCGGTCGCTGCTGTCCGACACCGACGAGGAGGTGGCGCGCAGCGCCTGGCGGGCCGCCGTCGTGCTGGTGCCGGACGGGGAGCGGGGCGCGCTGGCCGCGCGGCTGGCCACGCAGCTCGGACGGGGCGGGCGGGACCTGCAGCTGAGCCTGAGCCGGGCCCTGATCGCGCTCGGCGACGCCGCGCCGCCGGTGCTGGCCGCGGCGAGCAGGAACACGGCGCCCGAAGTGCGTGCGCACGCCATCGCCACCGAGCGGCTGTGGCACGATCCGGACACGGGCTTCGAGGCGGCCATCGACGAGGCGAAGCGGGTCGTCGCGCTCGGTCCGGAGAGGGAGGAGGCCCTGAGGCGTGCTGATCGGTGA
- a CDS encoding helix-turn-helix domain-containing protein, producing the protein MTEMLARDVEAVHRALDAGGDDVQVSLSRETAELLARVVDARARGQQVLVTRGHAEVTPSEAAELLGMSRPQVRKLMDQGVLDFRKVGAHHRIRVSSIRAFLDAERPRRQAALEDLADLQDELGLTE; encoded by the coding sequence ATGACAGAGATGCTCGCTCGCGACGTCGAGGCGGTCCACCGTGCTCTGGACGCCGGCGGCGACGACGTGCAGGTGTCGCTTTCGCGTGAGACCGCTGAGTTGCTGGCGCGCGTCGTTGACGCGCGTGCTCGTGGTCAGCAGGTTCTCGTGACCCGTGGGCATGCTGAGGTCACGCCGAGCGAGGCAGCCGAACTGCTGGGGATGTCGCGGCCACAGGTCCGCAAGCTGATGGACCAGGGCGTCCTCGACTTCCGCAAGGTTGGTGCCCACCACCGCATCCGGGTCTCCTCGATCCGGGCGTTCCTCGATGCCGAGCGTCCCCGGCGTCAGGCAGCCCTGGAGGATCTGGCCGATCTTCAGGATGAGCTGGGCCTCACGGAGTGA